Proteins from a genomic interval of Acetobacterium woodii DSM 1030:
- a CDS encoding GIY-YIG nuclease family protein → MTEPNETLNFIYNFLNSPFWFVLSIVLGFCADKFRRKWKVSEAKANNLSFLFKNYKIVTKLEDSSEYLSSQLTKQAKYLAMSQELDPIKISELRDLISEISYFDYILCNKERESILKIGEIISSQKPNFNVLDDHLHKLSGYLKTERMYHHDYNFTPEKRAHFKTRRSN, encoded by the coding sequence ATGACTGAACCTAATGAAACCCTAAATTTCATCTATAATTTTCTCAATTCACCATTCTGGTTCGTATTAAGTATCGTTTTAGGCTTTTGTGCAGATAAGTTTCGGCGAAAGTGGAAAGTTTCCGAAGCCAAAGCTAACAACTTATCTTTTTTATTCAAGAATTACAAAATTGTAACAAAGCTAGAAGACTCTTCCGAATACCTATCATCTCAATTAACCAAACAGGCAAAATATTTAGCCATGTCCCAAGAACTTGATCCCATTAAAATATCTGAACTCAGAGATCTTATTTCGGAAATCAGCTATTTTGACTATATTCTTTGTAATAAAGAACGCGAAAGCATCTTAAAAATTGGGGAAATTATTAGCAGTCAAAAACCAAATTTCAATGTTTTAGACGACCACTTACATAAATTATCTGGCTACCTTAAAACAGAAAGGATGTACCATCATGATTATAACTTCACCCCAGAAAAAAGAGCTCATTTCAAAACTCGCCGATCAAACTAA
- a CDS encoding helix-turn-helix domain-containing protein: protein MNINKFIKNKREERGLSVKELADIANFSFKTIYLWESGEKNITYKSLVQLLDALGLEIQIVEKSQIRR, encoded by the coding sequence ATGAATATCAACAAATTTATCAAAAATAAAAGAGAAGAAAGAGGGTTATCAGTTAAGGAACTGGCTGACATTGCCAATTTTTCATTTAAAACAATCTACTTATGGGAATCAGGAGAAAAAAATATTACTTATAAAAGCTTGGTTCAGTTACTGGATGCTTTAGGATTGGAAATTCAAATAGTGGAAAAAAGCCAAATTAGGAGGTGA
- a CDS encoding DNA cytosine methyltransferase, producing the protein MRTIEKLTHLSLFTGIGGIDLAAEWAGFETIGQCEWGDYATKVLEKHWPAIPKWKDVRSLTGDNFYERTGMRTVDIISGGFPCQPYSIAGKQRGKDDDRYLWPEMLRVVQEIKPTWVLGENVVGILRLGIEKILSELESIGYQGGVFQIPACSVGAAHKRDRVFIISYAIGKRWDGLEQEHGIRCPDIDISNAFEAWNNAEHLSLDFYGAISNPSSGKKRNDNGLSEGMDRLECIGNAVVPQQVYPILKSIAEIELNSRRKTE; encoded by the coding sequence ATGAGAACGATAGAAAAACTTACCCATCTAAGTCTGTTCACGGGGATTGGGGGCATTGACTTAGCGGCCGAATGGGCTGGATTTGAGACAATCGGCCAATGTGAATGGGGGGATTATGCAACCAAAGTTTTAGAGAAGCATTGGCCGGCCATCCCAAAATGGAAAGATGTACGATCACTAACGGGAGACAATTTTTATGAAAGAACAGGAATGCGTACAGTTGACATTATTAGCGGAGGATTTCCTTGCCAGCCGTATAGTATCGCCGGGAAGCAAAGAGGCAAGGATGATGACCGTTATCTCTGGCCAGAAATGCTTAGAGTTGTCCAGGAAATCAAGCCCACTTGGGTGCTTGGCGAAAATGTTGTTGGTATCCTCAGACTGGGAATCGAAAAAATACTTTCTGAGCTGGAAAGTATCGGATATCAAGGGGGGGTATTTCAAATACCAGCTTGTAGCGTCGGCGCAGCGCACAAAAGAGATCGGGTGTTTATCATTTCCTACGCCATTGGCAAGCGATGGGATGGCCTGGAACAAGAACATGGCATCCGATGTCCAGACATCGATATTTCGAATGCGTTCGAAGCGTGGAACAATGCGGAGCATTTATCTCTGGATTTTTATGGGGCTATCTCCAATCCAAGCAGCGGAAAAAAACGAAATGATAATGGGCTTTCCGAAGGGATGGACCGACTTGAATGCATAGGAAATGCTGTTGTTCCACAGCAGGTTTACCCAATTTTAAAATCGATTGCGGAAATTGAATTAAACTCAAGGAGAAAAACGGAATGA
- a CDS encoding helix-turn-helix domain-containing protein, with protein sequence MLWNEDRKMTIGERIKKEREQCGWSQEALALAAGVSQRSIGHYELGQRDPQSVILGKIMGAMGFQMQFVKEGVESE encoded by the coding sequence GTGCTTTGGAACGAGGATAGAAAAATGACGATCGGTGAACGAATCAAAAAAGAGCGTGAACAGTGTGGATGGTCACAAGAAGCGTTAGCACTTGCTGCAGGTGTTTCGCAAAGAAGCATTGGACATTATGAACTTGGTCAAAGAGATCCACAATCTGTGATACTGGGGAAGATCATGGGAGCCATGGGGTTTCAAATGCAGTTTGTGAAAGAAGGGGTAGAAAGTGAATAA
- a CDS encoding ImmA/IrrE family metallo-endopeptidase has translation MYNTQRMKSIFLHQKYKLSTFPIPIWQIEQVIIDNGYDICVSKKSKLSFILSTTVFVPNFCDSQARFCLSHELGHILCNHYDVYHVDKYTKSKYESQANAFAFYFLMPPESFEINAKSFNIYELAELYGVPFEAVKNRFKLISEVNN, from the coding sequence ATGTATAACACACAACGGATGAAATCTATTTTTCTACACCAAAAATATAAACTCTCTACCTTTCCCATCCCAATCTGGCAAATTGAACAAGTTATCATTGACAATGGTTATGATATTTGCGTTTCTAAAAAATCAAAATTGTCTTTTATTTTAAGCACCACAGTTTTTGTGCCAAATTTCTGTGATTCTCAAGCCCGTTTCTGTTTGAGCCATGAGTTAGGTCATATTTTATGTAATCATTACGATGTGTATCATGTAGACAAATATACCAAAAGCAAGTATGAATCCCAAGCGAATGCCTTTGCATTCTATTTTCTGATGCCCCCGGAATCTTTCGAGATCAACGCAAAATCCTTTAATATATATGAACTGGCGGAATTATATGGGGTGCCATTTGAAGCCGTTAAAAATCGTTTTAAACTAATTTCAGAAGTTAATAATTAA
- a CDS encoding tyrosine-type recombinase/integrase — protein MRKQPSKPIKRTQDVLDMQDYLKAASNRTVEGRRNYILFLIGITTGYRAGDLVGLKVRDAREAIRHGYFLIQEGKKYNSRNIRKKNRKPRQAEIIPKVARELKCYIKDKRDYEWLFPSRKGGAIGVQAISNILKDAAAYFGIKGITAHSMRKTYAYKIYMDSGKDVVAVKELLGHSSIEETKLYLGLDQEKYHEYSKALADFVR, from the coding sequence GTGAGAAAACAACCATCAAAACCAATCAAGCGAACCCAGGACGTTCTTGATATGCAAGATTATTTAAAAGCGGCATCCAACAGAACCGTTGAGGGTAGACGTAATTACATTTTATTTTTAATTGGTATCACAACCGGTTACCGGGCTGGGGATCTGGTTGGCCTAAAGGTCAGGGACGCTAGGGAAGCAATCCGGCATGGGTATTTTTTAATCCAGGAAGGAAAGAAGTATAATTCTAGGAACATCAGGAAGAAAAACCGGAAACCCCGACAGGCGGAGATTATTCCCAAGGTAGCCAGGGAGTTGAAATGTTACATCAAAGATAAGCGGGATTATGAATGGCTGTTTCCATCTAGGAAGGGTGGAGCCATTGGCGTTCAGGCAATCAGCAATATTTTGAAAGACGCTGCTGCTTATTTTGGGATCAAAGGGATCACGGCGCACAGCATGCGTAAAACCTATGCTTACAAGATTTACATGGACAGCGGAAAGGATGTTGTGGCAGTCAAAGAGCTGCTGGGACATTCCTCAATTGAAGAGACAAAATTATATTTAGGACTGGATCAGGAGAAGTATCACGAGTATTCAAAGGCATTAGCTGACTTTGTACGGTGA
- a CDS encoding helix-turn-helix domain-containing protein, which translates to MIGSRLKYLRNQKNLNQTELANALCLGGKTTISSYENGYSSPDNETLSKIADYFHVSTDYLLGRTDNPLPVRDVDQDLHDEQDVESQWRAFVKKYSNDRLMFLNYEDADDEQKLLIMEEYLEALEKKKKRVEKFMDYPLEVIDEALNFAAYNVEQRKKKNNV; encoded by the coding sequence ATGATTGGCTCAAGATTGAAATATTTAAGAAATCAAAAAAATTTAAACCAAACTGAATTAGCTAACGCATTGTGTTTAGGTGGGAAGACAACTATTTCTAGTTATGAAAATGGTTATAGTTCTCCAGATAATGAGACTTTAAGTAAAATCGCTGATTATTTCCACGTCTCCACCGATTATCTCCTTGGTCGAACAGACAACCCACTACCAGTGCGTGACGTTGATCAGGATCTGCATGATGAACAAGACGTCGAGTCCCAGTGGCGTGCTTTTGTCAAAAAATATTCAAACGATCGTTTGATGTTTTTAAACTATGAAGATGCTGACGATGAACAAAAGCTGCTGATTATGGAGGAATACCTTGAAGCGCTTGAAAAGAAAAAGAAAAGGGTTGAAAAATTTATGGACTACCCATTAGAAGTGATCGACGAAGCTTTGAATTTTGCAGCGTATAATGTAGAACAGCGGAAGAAAAAAAACAATGTTTAA
- a CDS encoding zinc ribbon-containing protein encodes MNKTGEKPGKGTYKCTKCGQLVVLDDSSDTLPPCPKCSNTKFTKVG; translated from the coding sequence ATGAATAAAACTGGTGAAAAACCTGGTAAGGGAACTTACAAATGTACAAAATGTGGGCAACTTGTTGTACTAGATGATAGTTCTGATACCTTGCCCCCTTGCCCTAAATGTAGCAATACCAAATTCACTAAGGTTGGATAA
- a CDS encoding helix-turn-helix transcriptional regulator translates to MLVYSDKLREERKKKGLTYEAMAYKLGYKSKSTYRYIELGKTIPKLNVMTEIASILNKPVGYFFNLEVQEYGTKYDRNQKPS, encoded by the coding sequence GTGTTAGTTTATTCTGATAAGCTAAGAGAAGAAAGAAAGAAAAAAGGTCTAACATATGAAGCAATGGCTTATAAACTAGGTTATAAAAGCAAGTCAACGTATAGATATATAGAGCTTGGGAAGACAATACCTAAATTAAACGTAATGACCGAGATTGCTTCAATTCTTAATAAACCTGTTGGATATTTTTTTAATCTTGAAGTACAAGAATATGGGACTAAATACGACAGAAATCAAAAACCAAGTTAG
- a CDS encoding helix-turn-helix transcriptional regulator: MKETCKSIYRICRDHANLNQDEAAEKLDIHTHTLSNYELGKNVPPDEVILRMAKIYGTPWLPLLHLKENTLIGREIFPNIEVTNLPEAFLKFQAEISDIHPLESEMRKVILDNRIDEHEIETSETFIKEVMEGIMSGWSLIFSAIEKRPLLEQRSQNFTLVR; encoded by the coding sequence ATGAAAGAAACATGTAAAAGCATCTACAGGATATGCAGAGATCATGCAAATTTAAACCAGGACGAAGCAGCGGAAAAGCTGGATATCCATACTCACACGTTGTCGAATTATGAATTGGGTAAAAACGTTCCCCCGGATGAAGTAATCCTGAGAATGGCAAAAATATACGGTACACCATGGTTACCATTACTCCATCTTAAGGAAAACACCTTAATCGGTCGGGAGATTTTTCCAAATATTGAAGTAACTAATTTGCCGGAAGCGTTTTTGAAATTTCAGGCTGAAATAAGCGATATACACCCTTTGGAAAGCGAAATGCGAAAGGTTATCTTAGATAACCGTATTGATGAACATGAGATAGAAACCTCGGAAACATTTATAAAAGAAGTAATGGAAGGCATTATGTCCGGATGGAGCTTAATTTTCTCCGCAATAGAAAAAAGACCGTTGCTCGAACAACGATCTCAAAATTTCACCCTAGTCAGGTAA
- a CDS encoding terminase large subunit: MSRAEFIEEYYDAIMSGDIVACYRIKQVYEKLMYDLKHQGLFVFDEDLANRPIEFIETFCKQSQGVLGEPLKLMLFQKAKYQAIYGFVDKNTRFRKYREVLDIRGRKNGKTTELAATSIEMTVADGESGAENYFIATKQEQSSKGFNEAWNMIKQDQSLSRHIRKRKSDLFFDANFSFIKALASNVNGLDGLNSHCVIIDELAAIKNRDLYDLMIQSTSSRDQPLLTCISTNGFVRECIFDSQYEYACKVLDGKVVDDTFLPFIYELDDRDEWDKEECWIKANPGLGVIKKIEVLRGFVNKAKEDPAFKATVMVKDFCATENAATAWLRWEELYNPEKFEAKEMGFRYGIGSFDLAETTDLAAAKVVCKRRDDDKDYYLSMYWLPEENLNNKELLDQVPYLLWEKQGLLRVCPGNRINPYAILEWFIEVQDVYDIYIPWIGYDPWHVDASLLMAFQNHFGKNAMISVRQGSYTLSMPMKELKAELIAKQSVYNDHPIDKWCLKNLEVKVDINGNIQPVKGVSQTQKIDGAVAMIIVKVILRDKMAEYLNMI; this comes from the coding sequence ATGAGCCGAGCAGAATTTATTGAGGAATATTACGATGCCATCATGTCCGGCGATATTGTTGCCTGCTATCGGATCAAACAGGTTTATGAAAAGCTGATGTATGATCTCAAACACCAAGGGCTATTCGTTTTTGATGAAGATCTGGCTAACCGCCCGATTGAATTTATTGAGACTTTCTGTAAGCAGTCCCAGGGTGTATTGGGTGAGCCATTAAAGTTGATGCTTTTTCAAAAAGCTAAATACCAGGCAATTTATGGATTTGTTGATAAAAATACCCGCTTTAGAAAATACCGGGAAGTATTGGATATCCGGGGCCGGAAAAACGGCAAGACAACCGAGCTTGCAGCAACAAGCATCGAAATGACGGTGGCTGATGGTGAAAGCGGCGCTGAGAATTATTTCATTGCGACCAAGCAGGAACAATCATCGAAGGGGTTTAATGAAGCCTGGAACATGATTAAGCAAGATCAGTCATTGTCCAGACATATCAGAAAACGAAAATCCGACTTATTCTTTGATGCCAACTTCTCTTTTATTAAAGCTTTGGCCAGTAATGTAAATGGATTGGATGGCTTGAATTCGCACTGCGTTATTATCGATGAGTTGGCAGCCATTAAGAACCGTGATCTCTATGATCTGATGATCCAATCAACGTCTTCCCGGGATCAGCCGCTTTTAACCTGTATCTCGACCAATGGTTTTGTGCGTGAGTGCATTTTTGACAGTCAGTATGAGTATGCCTGTAAGGTGCTGGATGGCAAGGTAGTTGATGATACATTTTTGCCATTTATCTATGAGCTGGATGACCGGGACGAATGGGATAAAGAAGAATGCTGGATTAAAGCAAACCCGGGGCTTGGTGTTATCAAGAAAATCGAAGTTCTTCGGGGTTTTGTGAATAAGGCTAAAGAAGATCCGGCGTTTAAAGCCACAGTCATGGTTAAAGATTTTTGCGCGACAGAAAACGCTGCTACCGCATGGCTCCGCTGGGAAGAACTGTATAACCCGGAAAAATTCGAAGCGAAAGAAATGGGCTTTCGGTATGGCATTGGTAGTTTTGATTTAGCTGAAACAACAGACCTTGCAGCAGCAAAAGTTGTCTGCAAAAGAAGGGATGATGATAAAGACTATTATCTGTCGATGTACTGGCTGCCGGAAGAAAATTTGAATAATAAAGAATTATTGGATCAGGTGCCATACCTGTTATGGGAAAAGCAGGGATTGCTGAGAGTTTGCCCGGGGAACCGGATTAACCCCTATGCGATTTTAGAATGGTTTATTGAAGTCCAAGATGTGTATGACATTTATATTCCCTGGATTGGTTACGATCCCTGGCATGTGGATGCCAGTTTATTGATGGCTTTTCAAAATCACTTTGGTAAAAATGCAATGATCTCAGTTCGGCAGGGGTCTTATACCTTATCCATGCCGATGAAGGAGCTTAAGGCTGAGCTGATCGCCAAGCAGTCAGTTTATAATGACCATCCGATTGATAAGTGGTGTCTTAAGAATCTGGAAGTGAAGGTGGATATCAATGGGAATATTCAACCAGTTAAGGGTGTGTCGCAAACACAGAAAATTGATGGGGCTGTGGCCATGATTATTGTTAAGGTCATCCTTCGGGATAAAATGGCCGAATATTTAAATATGATTTAG
- a CDS encoding tyrosine-type recombinase/integrase, with amino-acid sequence MKLPNGFGNISKLSGKRRNPWRARKTCGWETIEDDKLVQKFITIGYYPTRQDALQALSNFNENPYDIQTEKATFEDIYIAWSKEHFEKIVPSAARTWKSAYKYCSPIYKIKMKDLRVNHLEQTIKNAKVGDATKSRIKSLFNQMFRYAMRHEIVDKNYAEICNTVKSPRPTRDNVPFTKKELQILWNNISFPFADMVLIGVYSGWRPQELATLKIEDIDLKNHTMCGGLKTDAGRNRIVPIHSKIYDLIEKRYDPENEFLFYDENGQQGKTMTYDKYRGRFNKINEKFGFKHRPHETRHTFITMAKEAQVNDYVLKLMVGHAIEDITEKVYTHRTLEQLKTEIEKIK; translated from the coding sequence ATGAAATTACCAAATGGTTTTGGAAATATCAGTAAACTATCTGGTAAAAGAAGAAATCCTTGGCGAGCGAGAAAAACTTGCGGATGGGAGACAATTGAAGATGACAAACTAGTCCAAAAATTTATAACAATTGGTTATTACCCCACCCGCCAGGATGCCCTGCAAGCTCTTTCTAATTTTAATGAGAATCCTTATGACATTCAAACAGAGAAAGCAACTTTCGAAGATATTTATATAGCATGGTCAAAAGAACATTTTGAAAAGATTGTTCCATCGGCCGCACGAACATGGAAAAGCGCCTACAAGTATTGTAGCCCAATTTACAAAATAAAAATGAAAGACCTTCGAGTCAATCATCTGGAACAAACAATAAAAAATGCAAAAGTTGGCGATGCCACAAAAAGTCGAATAAAGTCTTTATTTAATCAAATGTTCCGCTATGCAATGAGGCATGAAATAGTCGACAAAAATTATGCTGAAATCTGCAATACTGTTAAAAGCCCAAGGCCCACAAGAGACAATGTCCCATTTACAAAAAAAGAACTGCAAATTTTGTGGAATAATATATCTTTTCCATTTGCAGATATGGTCTTAATTGGTGTATACTCAGGATGGCGACCACAAGAATTGGCGACTCTAAAAATTGAAGATATTGACTTGAAAAATCATACGATGTGTGGCGGTCTAAAAACCGATGCTGGAAGAAACCGGATCGTTCCAATCCACTCGAAAATTTATGACTTAATAGAAAAACGCTATGATCCGGAGAATGAATTTCTTTTTTATGATGAGAATGGACAACAAGGCAAAACAATGACCTACGATAAATATCGTGGTCGATTTAATAAAATAAATGAAAAGTTCGGTTTCAAACATCGCCCTCATGAAACAAGACACACTTTTATTACGATGGCTAAAGAAGCCCAGGTAAATGACTATGTATTGAAGTTGATGGTTGGACATGCTATAGAAGATATCACGGAAAAAGTTTATACTCACAGAACGTTGGAGCAGCTTAAAACTGAGATTGAAAAGATCAAATAA
- a CDS encoding HNH endonuclease, with protein sequence MAGIFAKQIYNSKRWITKREYIFSKNFGICERCGRPGEEVHHKIYLTPENIHDPGIVYGEDNLELLCRDCHFDEHRKTNPLSNNFRKRVRLTNNGMYFDDEGNPQPVKRWLVCGAPASGKTTYVLDHMDHGDLVIDFNQVGQALSLRGKDEVPDNLTETVAGVIDYLYRLIIDGKIDARNIWIVASLPKDKERDLIAGRLNAVIVSIDTDIESCIANIMNDAECNDKELKKEILKNYFRNRKA encoded by the coding sequence ATGGCAGGCATATTTGCAAAGCAGATCTATAACTCTAAACGTTGGATCACTAAAAGAGAATATATCTTTTCTAAGAACTTTGGTATCTGTGAAAGGTGTGGAAGACCAGGTGAAGAAGTGCATCATAAGATTTATCTGACGCCTGAGAATATCCATGATCCTGGAATAGTTTATGGTGAGGATAACCTTGAGCTGTTATGCCGTGACTGTCACTTCGATGAACATCGTAAGACTAATCCATTATCAAATAACTTTAGGAAAAGGGTGAGGCTTACGAACAACGGTATGTACTTTGATGATGAGGGGAATCCTCAGCCGGTTAAGCGTTGGTTAGTCTGTGGTGCTCCAGCATCTGGGAAGACAACATATGTACTGGATCATATGGATCATGGTGATCTGGTCATTGACTTCAACCAGGTTGGTCAGGCCTTGAGCCTACGTGGTAAGGATGAAGTGCCGGACAATCTTACTGAGACTGTTGCCGGTGTGATTGATTATCTGTATCGCTTAATCATTGATGGCAAGATCGATGCAAGAAACATTTGGATCGTTGCTTCATTGCCAAAGGATAAAGAGCGTGACTTAATTGCTGGGCGATTGAATGCAGTCATCGTTTCAATTGATACTGATATTGAATCTTGTATTGCAAACATAATGAACGATGCTGAGTGCAATGATAAGGAATTAAAAAAAGAAATTCTGAAAAATTATTTTAGAAATCGCAAAGCATAG
- a CDS encoding ATP-binding protein, with protein sequence MMDLISIEEISKTCSIVDVNDYVKDGLIYCHKCNTPKEVVLDFLDKTRKVFCICECEKQIRDLKAEGFIALQEKENVRRLQTMGIQDDAFKKWTFDQDDGGQPNIEMARIYADNFMNDFFKTGMGMIFWGNVGRGKTFTAACIANQLIENNVPVMMTSFAKIVDDIFSIQDKAGYFKEFSRYKLLIIDDLGAERQTDYAMEQVYKVVDDRYKNNLPMIITTNLTINELKNPKKVEYSRIYDRILEECVPVSFTGKNYRQEIRNEQIEWAKEKFRKEKRMGA encoded by the coding sequence ATGATGGATTTAATTAGCATTGAGGAAATCAGCAAGACCTGTAGCATTGTGGACGTTAATGATTATGTCAAAGATGGACTGATCTACTGCCATAAATGCAATACCCCCAAGGAGGTTGTTCTTGATTTTCTGGATAAAACAAGAAAAGTATTTTGCATTTGCGAATGTGAAAAGCAGATCCGGGATTTAAAGGCGGAAGGTTTTATTGCACTGCAAGAAAAAGAGAATGTTCGGCGGTTGCAGACCATGGGTATTCAGGATGATGCCTTCAAGAAATGGACGTTCGATCAGGATGATGGTGGACAACCAAATATAGAAATGGCTCGGATCTATGCTGATAATTTCATGAACGACTTTTTTAAAACGGGCATGGGCATGATATTTTGGGGGAATGTAGGGCGTGGAAAAACATTTACGGCGGCATGCATTGCCAATCAATTGATTGAGAATAATGTGCCTGTTATGATGACCAGTTTTGCAAAAATTGTTGATGACATCTTTTCAATCCAGGATAAAGCGGGGTACTTCAAGGAGTTTAGTCGGTATAAGCTCTTGATCATTGATGACCTGGGAGCCGAGCGACAGACAGATTACGCGATGGAACAGGTCTACAAGGTTGTTGATGACCGATATAAAAACAATTTGCCAATGATTATCACTACAAATTTGACAATTAATGAGCTTAAAAATCCGAAGAAGGTGGAGTATTCCAGAATCTACGACAGAATACTGGAAGAATGTGTTCCGGTATCATTCACTGGTAAAAACTACCGTCAGGAAATTCGAAATGAGCAAATTGAATGGGCAAAAGAAAAATTTAGAAAAGAAAAAAGGATGGGAGCATGA
- a CDS encoding phage portal protein, with product MIQSRYNEDEWNAYYEAEIEPWALQASGEYTRKLFSRKQRGFGNSIMFESSNLQYASMSTKLALYQAVDRGSMTPNEWRKILGNLTPLTGGDEAIRRLDTQPVKEYTKVENGGE from the coding sequence ATCATTCAGAGCCGGTATAACGAGGATGAATGGAATGCTTATTATGAAGCTGAGATTGAGCCATGGGCTTTGCAGGCATCCGGAGAATACACCAGAAAATTATTTAGCCGGAAACAGCGGGGTTTTGGTAATTCGATTATGTTTGAATCCTCCAATCTGCAGTATGCCAGCATGAGCACTAAACTGGCATTGTACCAAGCGGTTGATCGGGGATCAATGACACCTAACGAGTGGCGTAAAATTTTAGGAAACTTGACCCCATTAACCGGTGGGGATGAAGCCATCCGGCGACTTGACACACAGCCGGTGAAAGAATACACAAAAGTTGAGAAC
- a CDS encoding IS3 family transposase (programmed frameshift) yields the protein MTKRPRRSFTDEFKNQMVQLYLNGKPRSEIVKEYDLTASSLDKWIKQHQSSGSFKENDNRTDEENELIRLRKENQRLLMENDIFKAGSADHRTKVEVIRANQDRYSVSAMCRVLNIPKSTYYYISKKTNGVDPIIADVIEIFKMSRKNYGTRKIKHQLEVKGIVASRRRIGRIMRENGLVSNYTVAQYKVHKQPVNQDPVPNEVNREFNGRAPLEVAVSDLTYVRVGGKWNYVCLIVDLYNREIIGYSAGPNKTAQLVYEAFARIRYRLDQISIFHTDRGSEFKNNVIDGVIETFNIKRSLSNKGCPYDNAVAESAFKVFKTEFANQYAFDRLDYLKLMLSDYVNWYNNIRIHSSLGYLTPDAYRKLAHKKSV from the exons ATGACCAAAAGACCAAGACGAAGTTTTACCGATGAATTCAAAAACCAGATGGTGCAGTTGTACCTTAACGGAAAACCCCGAAGTGAAATTGTTAAAGAATATGATTTGACGGCATCGTCACTTGATAAATGGATCAAACAACATCAGTCTTCAGGCTCGTTCAAAGAAAATGACAACCGCACTGATGAAGAAAATGAACTGATCCGCTTGAGAAAAGAAAACCAACGTTTATTAATGGAAAACGACATTT TTAAAGCAGGCAGCGCTGATCATAGGACGAAAGTAGAGGTTATTCGAGCCAATCAAGACCGCTACTCGGTATCAGCAATGTGCAGAGTCCTGAATATCCCCAAAAGTACCTATTACTACATTTCAAAAAAGACGAATGGAGTCGATCCGATTATCGCGGATGTGATTGAAATTTTCAAAATGAGCCGCAAGAATTACGGAACCCGCAAAATCAAACATCAACTTGAAGTCAAAGGGATTGTTGCTTCCCGAAGACGGATTGGTCGCATTATGCGGGAGAATGGCCTCGTTTCGAATTATACCGTCGCCCAATACAAAGTCCATAAACAACCAGTTAATCAGGATCCAGTCCCCAATGAAGTGAACCGGGAATTTAATGGACGGGCACCACTGGAAGTGGCGGTCAGTGATCTGACTTATGTTCGGGTTGGTGGAAAATGGAACTATGTTTGCCTGATCGTTGATCTTTACAATCGGGAAATTATCGGATACAGCGCCGGGCCAAACAAAACCGCACAGCTGGTTTATGAAGCTTTTGCCAGGATCAGATACCGGTTGGATCAGATTTCAATTTTCCATACTGACCGGGGAAGTGAATTTAAAAATAATGTGATTGACGGTGTTATTGAAACCTTTAATATCAAACGTTCCTTGAGCAACAAAGGCTGCCCTTATGACAATGCTGTTGCTGAAAGCGCTTTTAAAGTCTTCAAGACAGAATTCGCTAACCAATACGCATTTGACAGATTGGATTATTTAAAGCTCATGCTTTCTGATTATGTCAACTGGTACAACAACATTCGAATACACTCGTCATTGGGGTATCTCACACCAGATGCCTATCGGAAATTAGCCCACAAAAAATCTGTCTAA